Proteins encoded by one window of uncultured Draconibacterium sp.:
- a CDS encoding TonB-dependent receptor: MRIIRKNLKVVLFLVAMLSFSLSYAQVKTVTGNVSDAGNGEPLPGVTIVVKGTTQGTITDFDGNYSMDVEEGQTLIFSYIGYNPQEVAISASNQLNIQLEQSMENLDEVVVIGYGQVKKEDATGSVSAVSSEDFNQGAITSAQELVTGKIAGVQITNSGGAPGEGSTIRIRGGSSLSASNDPLIVIDGVPMSSDGVNGMRNPLNMIHPSDIETMTVLKDASATAIYGSRASNGVILITTKKGRKGAGLKLSYNGFSSYSTPSGKVDILSTDDFRQTIIDENGAGSNAASLLGNSDTDWQDVVFDPAVSHDHNFSVTGNIKEMPFRASIGYSDQNGILKKSSMERWTGTVGFNPSFFDDHLKMNLNFKGMLIDNNFSNQGAIGTAVSFDPTQPIYVGSDRYGGFYTWLQGNGNPNTLAPTNPLALIMMHDDTSTAKRAVSNAQFDYNFHFLPDLKATLNLGYEYTDSEGTTIDDDDAPWTIGNGGGYYSEYTQEKKNKLLDFYLTYDKDLESIASRLSVMGGYSWQHFWSESYNFARSGITNEVINPENWDPTEYYLVSFFGRLNYTLKDRYLLTLTVRQDGTSRFSPDTRWGTFPSAAFAWRIKEEEFLKNSNVVSDLKLRLGYGITGQQNIGSGDYPYLARYTYGQENAQYQFGDQYYTTIRPEGYDSEIKWEETTTYNIGLDYGFMNDRITGTLDVYKRVTDDLLNFIPVPAGTNLTNMLLTNVGDLENRGFEFSILGRIISKQDLSWEVGFNATYNENEITKLTATQMSLEDYPGVETGGISGAVGNNIQIHSVGYPANSFFVYEQVYDDNGKPIQGLYVDRNGDGQINSEDKYRYEKSAPDWFMGFNSKVYWKNWDFGFAGRISLGNYVYNNVWSSSGSLNNLYWSSNYLLNVNSNALTTGFENPEYFSDYYVKNASFLRMDNISLGHTFKNLNDDKMSLRLYGTVQNVFVISDYEGLDPEVGNGIDNNIYPRPRVFMMGLSIDY, translated from the coding sequence GTTATAATCCGCAAGAAGTTGCAATTAGTGCTTCCAACCAACTAAACATTCAACTGGAACAGTCGATGGAAAATCTCGACGAGGTTGTTGTAATTGGTTATGGTCAGGTTAAAAAAGAAGATGCTACGGGTTCGGTATCGGCTGTTAGTTCTGAGGATTTTAACCAGGGAGCAATTACTTCGGCACAAGAACTGGTTACCGGTAAAATTGCCGGTGTACAAATTACCAACAGCGGCGGTGCTCCGGGAGAAGGATCGACAATCCGTATTCGCGGTGGTTCTTCACTTTCGGCAAGTAACGATCCGTTAATTGTAATTGACGGTGTTCCAATGTCGAGTGATGGAGTTAACGGTATGAGAAACCCGTTGAACATGATCCACCCAAGCGATATTGAAACTATGACCGTTCTGAAAGATGCATCAGCAACTGCCATTTATGGTTCGCGTGCATCGAACGGTGTTATACTTATTACCACTAAAAAAGGTCGTAAAGGTGCAGGCCTTAAACTAAGTTACAACGGCTTTAGTTCATACAGCACACCGTCGGGTAAAGTTGATATATTGTCAACCGACGATTTCAGACAAACAATTATCGACGAGAATGGCGCGGGGTCAAATGCAGCCAGCTTGCTTGGTAATTCAGATACCGACTGGCAAGACGTTGTTTTTGATCCGGCAGTTAGCCACGACCACAACTTCAGTGTTACTGGTAATATTAAAGAAATGCCTTTCCGTGCTTCGATTGGTTATTCAGACCAAAACGGAATTTTGAAAAAATCGAGCATGGAACGCTGGACAGGTACTGTTGGTTTTAACCCAAGCTTTTTCGACGATCATTTGAAAATGAACCTGAATTTTAAAGGAATGTTGATCGACAACAATTTCTCTAATCAGGGCGCCATCGGAACAGCAGTCAGTTTCGACCCAACCCAGCCGATTTACGTTGGAAGCGACAGATACGGTGGTTTCTACACCTGGTTGCAGGGCAACGGAAATCCAAATACGCTGGCACCAACCAACCCGCTTGCTCTTATTATGATGCATGATGATACTTCTACTGCAAAAAGAGCAGTGAGTAATGCACAATTCGATTATAATTTCCATTTCCTTCCTGATTTGAAAGCCACCCTTAACCTAGGATACGAATACACAGATTCTGAAGGTACAACCATCGACGATGACGATGCTCCGTGGACAATTGGAAACGGCGGTGGTTATTACAGCGAATACACACAGGAAAAGAAAAACAAATTGCTTGATTTCTATCTGACTTACGACAAAGATCTGGAATCAATTGCAAGCCGACTCAGTGTAATGGGTGGTTACTCGTGGCAGCATTTCTGGAGCGAAAGCTATAACTTTGCACGAAGTGGTATTACCAACGAGGTTATCAATCCTGAGAACTGGGACCCAACTGAATATTACCTGGTTTCATTCTTTGGTCGTTTAAACTACACCTTGAAAGACAGATACCTGCTTACCTTGACTGTTCGTCAGGACGGAACTTCACGTTTCTCGCCTGATACACGCTGGGGTACATTCCCATCGGCAGCTTTTGCCTGGAGAATTAAGGAAGAAGAATTCCTGAAAAACAGCAATGTTGTTTCTGATCTTAAACTCCGTTTAGGATACGGTATTACAGGTCAGCAAAACATTGGTAGTGGCGATTACCCATATTTGGCCCGTTATACATACGGTCAGGAAAATGCACAATACCAGTTTGGCGATCAGTATTACACAACTATTCGCCCAGAAGGTTACGATTCTGAGATTAAGTGGGAGGAAACCACAACCTACAATATTGGTTTAGATTACGGTTTTATGAACGACCGCATAACCGGTACATTAGATGTTTACAAACGTGTTACCGACGACTTGCTTAACTTTATTCCGGTTCCTGCAGGTACCAACCTTACCAATATGTTGTTAACCAACGTGGGAGACCTTGAAAACCGTGGTTTTGAGTTCTCTATTTTAGGTCGTATTATTTCGAAACAAGACCTTTCGTGGGAAGTTGGATTTAATGCTACCTACAACGAAAACGAAATTACCAAACTTACTGCAACGCAAATGTCGTTGGAAGACTACCCGGGTGTAGAAACCGGAGGTATTTCGGGTGCTGTGGGTAACAATATTCAGATTCACTCGGTTGGTTATCCGGCTAACTCGTTCTTTGTATACGAGCAAGTATACGACGATAACGGAAAACCGATCCAGGGACTTTACGTTGACAGAAACGGAGACGGACAGATTAATAGTGAGGACAAGTACCGTTACGAAAAATCGGCTCCGGACTGGTTTATGGGTTTCAACTCGAAAGTTTACTGGAAAAACTGGGACTTTGGTTTTGCCGGAAGAATAAGCCTTGGCAACTATGTTTACAACAATGTTTGGTCGTCGAGCGGTTCGTTGAACAACTTGTACTGGTCATCAAACTACCTGTTAAACGTAAACAGCAATGCTTTAACAACAGGATTTGAAAATCCTGAATATTTTTCTGATTACTATGTGAAAAATGCGTCGTTCCTGCGCATGGATAACATTTCGCTGGGACACACATTTAAAAATCTGAATGACGACAAAATGAGTCTTCGTTTATACGGTACGGTTCAAAACGTATTTGTGATTTCAGATTACGAAGGTCTTGATCCAGAGGTTGGTAATGGAATTGACAACAACATTTATCCACGCCCACGCGTGTTTATGATGGGCTTAAGCATTGATTATTAA